The following is a genomic window from Gopherus evgoodei ecotype Sinaloan lineage unplaced genomic scaffold, rGopEvg1_v1.p scaffold_76_arrow_ctg1, whole genome shotgun sequence.
taatcacagaaccccaaacacccttgccctgccccgccccgccctggatctgggctggggtcgaggagttcggagtgtggaagggggctctgggctgaacctggggcaggagtttggggtgcaggaaggggtatagggtgcaagctctgggagggagtttgggtgctggagggggctcagggctggggaagggggttggggatgcggggtgcaggctcagggctggggcagggaattggggtacaggaggggtgtttAGCTGCTGTTGGGAGGCTGGCTGAACAGAGAGGGCTTCTGGCTCTGTTTGGCCATTGGGCACATCAGACACCACACTATTTACCTGGCAGCGGGAGCGCCGGGTGCCGAGGGCTGGTGAGGCCTTTATTTAAGGTACCACCGTGACCATATGCTGTTGGCAGTCCTGCTCCGGGCCACGTGGGTGTGCGCAGCACCTTTTGCTGCCACAGGCGACAGTGTGGGGCTACTttctcatgactttttttttctctttaactttGCAAATCTGGGGTTCTGTGGGTTGGGGGCATGATTGCCCTGCTAACAGAGACTCTGCTATTCTGAGGCATCCTTGGGGGCGGGGGCGGCGGGACGGGGAGGAATCATTGCTGCCTGTGGCATAGGTGGGATGTGGAATGATGCACCAGCGAGGAATGGGACAAGGGGCAGCAAGGGCGCTGAGCTGTCAGAAGGATGGGGACTGGctgatgtgggggagggaatatGGCACCTTTTACATCCTGGGGGCTCCAGTGCTAAGCCTGCCCAAGGAtgagggatggaggctggggaagggggaggtgtcaCAGGATGTGGCCCCTCTGTGGGACACTGCACGGACACCCAGGGTTGTGCCCTTCTCCATTTCTACAACAATCCCCATGTGTCAGCCCAGACAGCACCAAGCACGCATCTTGGCCCTCTCCCCCGGACCTGAGGGGAGCAGAAGACTCCCTCCCATGAGGCCTCTGTGTTACTGGATCAGCTAGCACTGATCCCGCTCGTGAGGCATCCTGCCTCCTCCTTGGCCCAGCCAGCCTGAGTGTTAATTCCCGCCACCCCAGCCTTCTGGAGGGCAGCTAATTAACGCTGGAATGAGCAGAGCAAGGCCTCACGTGTTCACACACACCCTGTCCCAGGGGCTGTAGGGCCTTATTTTCCCTCTGAACGGCACCATCTCAccaggagggcggggggggggcacttcAAAAGGGGTGGCGACAGGGCTGTTACTGAACTTGAGTGTTTCGGGAAGTGGGACCTGTTGCTACAGCTCTGTGCAGAACTCAACATGGTGGCCCGGGAACACTTTATacggtgggggtgctgaaagcctcCCTTTACCTCTGTCCATGTCCCCTCTCCCCAGCGCTGGGGCCAGGATCTGGCTGTGGCTccgggaagggcggggggggctgaggctgggaccaCAGCTGGGACTGGGAGAAGAGTCCCTGGTGTGGgtccggtggctgggaccccatgcaaaacctgggggtgctgtaGCATGCCCTGCATCCCTAGTTCCCATGCCTatgggtcagggtggggcagtgtAGGGGAAGAGATGGAGCCAGAGCAATTTAGAATATAAGCTGGGGGATGCACTGGGGTGGGGCAGTTTAAAGGGAGCACAGGGGTGGGACATCTTTAAGGGGGGGATGGCTTAGGGGGAACATTGCGGGGGAgactgagcagtttgtggggagtGGGTAATTGGGGCCATGCCCCTCTACAGGCCTGGTGACCTTCTGTGCTGTGGGGGGATTGACGCCCCAAGCCCTCTTCCCCAGAGATGCAGCAGACCACATCACTGCATGATCAAACAGCTGGTTTATTGAGCGACGGACGGCGGGATGGGGAAGGGAGCCTGCTGCAGGGTGCCTTACAGAGGAGCTGTCCCCCTTCAATCCTAGGGGATTGCCTTGGGCTCCAGGTATGGACGAGGCCTATGAGGCACCCCCACTGGTCTCTTCACTGAAACATTGCATGAGGGCATCCCAACGGGAGTTCAGCCAGCCATGCAAGTCCTCGGCATAGGGGCTGAGCTTCTGGCGCAGGTCCCTGGCGTAGGCTGCCAGACCACGCTCGaactcctgcagccccagctcctgggcaTAGGAGcccagctgctcctgcagcttcACCCTAGATGGGATGATGCTGTACACCTTGCCACCAAGCAGGGTCTTGCTGTAGCGCTCCACCATCTCCAGCGGCCCCTCGGTGTAGGACACCAGGACAGCATGCAGCTGCGTCTCGTAGGGCTGCATCTTCCTCTCCAGTTCCCACAGCTGTGACAAACTTTCTTCCACCGGCCTGCTCAGGTTCCTCAGCTGCTCCTTGGCCTTGGGGGGCACTTTACGGTCTAGGTCATCAAAGAAGTTAGAAATTTTCCCAGTGAGTCTCCATGCCCTGCAAA
Proteins encoded in this region:
- the LOC115643900 gene encoding apolipoprotein A-IV-like, with the protein product MKLLVAVLFLSVLGAKASPLGEEPSPRLDQIADTIQHYLEQLLRTLAELIQKSELAQEIEAWRLTGKISNFFDDLDRKVPPKAKEQLRNLSRPVEESLSQLWELERKMQPYETQLHAVLVSYTEGPLEMVERYSKTLLGGKVYSIIPSRVKLQEQLGSYAQELGLQEFERGLAAYARDLRQKLSPYAEDLHGWLNSRWDALMQCFSEETSGGAS